From the Mastacembelus armatus chromosome 14, fMasArm1.2, whole genome shotgun sequence genome, one window contains:
- the LOC113142928 gene encoding glycine receptor subunit alpha-4-like, with protein MKFPNRAAKPPSPSDFLDKLMGRTSGYDARIRPDFKGPPVNVTCNIFINSFGSITETTMDYRLNVFLRQQWNDPRLAYKEYPDDSLDLDPSMLDSIWKPDLFFANEKGANFHEVTTDNKLLRIFQNGNVLYSIRLTLTLSCPMDLKNFPMDSQTCTMQLESFGYTMNDLIFEWLDVGAVQVADDLMLPQFVLREEKDLGYCTKHYNTGKFTCIEVKFHLERQMGYYLIQMYIPSLLTVILSWVSFWINMDAAPARVGLGITTVLTMTTQSSGSRASLPKVSYVKAIDIWMAVCLLFVFAALLEYAAVNFVSRQHKEFFKRRKKLKEQQRQRTDLLFQSLGIALSAGSVPEMDSTPVFADLPPGLGFYDIRRRFVERAKRIDTIARAVFPMSFLVFNILYWLTYKVLRQEDIRAAL; from the exons ATGAAGTTCCCCAACAGGGCAGCAAAGCCTCCCTCTCCATCTGACTTTCTAGACAAATTGATGGGACGCACATCTGGCTACGATGCTCGCATCAGGCCAGACTTCAAAG GTCCCCCTGTCAATGTCACCTGTAACATCTTTATCAACAGCTTCGGATCCATCACCGAAACAACTATG GACTACCGCCTCAATGTATTCCTGCGGCAACAGTGGAATGACCCCCGACTGGCCTATAAGGAGTATCCAGATGACTCTCTGGACCTGGACCCTTCAATGCTGGACTCCATTTGGAAACCCGACCTGTTCTTTGCAAATGAAAAGGGAGCAAACTTCCACGAGGTTACAACAGATAACAAGCTGCTTAGGATATTTCAGAATGGAAATGTCCTCTACAGCATCAG GCTGACACTTACTCTTTCCTGTCCTATGGATCTGAAAAACTTTCCCATGGACAGCCAGACGTGTACCATGCAGCTTGAAAGCT TTGGCTACACCATGAATGATCTTATTTTTGAATGGCTGGATGTGGGAGCAGTGCAAGTGGCCGATGATCTGATGCTTCCTCAGTTTGTGCTCAGAGAAGAGAAAGACCTCGGCTACTGCACCAAGCACTACAACACAG GTAAATTCACTTGCATTGAAGTCAAATTCCACTTGGAGCGTCAAATGGGCTACTACCTGATCCAAATGTACATACCGAGCCTGCTCACTGTCATCTTGTCTTGGGTGTCGTTCTGGATCAACATGGATGCAGCTCCGGCCAGAGTGGGACTGGGCATCACGACTGTGCTCACTATGACGACACAGAGCTCTGGCTCGAGGGCCTCTCTGCCAAAG GTGTCCTATGTGAAAGCCATAGACATCTGGATGGCAGTTTgtcttctttttgtgtttgccGCACTGCTGGAGTATGCAGCCGTTAATTTTGTTTCACGCCAGCACAAGGAGTTCTTCAAACGGAGGAAGAAGCTCAAAGAGCAACAGCGACAGAGAACT GATTTACTCTTCCAGAGTTTGGGAATTGCACTCTCAGCAGGAAGTGTACCGGAAATGGATTCAACACCAGTGTTTGCTGATTTACCTCCTGGTTTAGGGTTCTATGACATACGCAGGCGTTTTGTGGAACGGGCTAAAAGGATTGATACCATTGCCCGAGCTGTTTTTCCTATGAGTTTCCTCGTGTTTAATATTCTGTACTGGCTTACCTATAAAGTTTTACGACAAGAAGACATTCGAGCCGCTCTGTGA
- the nufip2 gene encoding nuclear fragile X mental retardation-interacting protein 2: MEEQPKDRAQDKRHQHHGEDRDCSQHTACLKHDQSHFQRQHQETQTKKTGSKKVISDEEGEKNTHRSDTVGMPYPPNSNGNRHINNTNVKQKSKSKTVPKLSSKGLDPKKNMDLKNDKEKALDLNNHEGQHLDKKDSVLLQNGIVNCGLITNGYSSKDNDGSGSEGGYTTPKKRKARCNAKNTDIVIREKEKDMQQGNTTQEPGAFNLETTEKGVTSRLDGFRATYKVETPSAARRSVASEASGGESRRKSSDGKAVGTFGKKTEERHKAKFSSLSKEDSWTLFKPPQAFPVDNSSAKIDSKISYASKVKENLPPPVRLSQVPISALKTKTSASFTNGPVSGNGNGCPATTFFATAASSIPPAPSTPSGENVACPLESNCSSSTSHVDGEAYELRKCSLLFYPLNMQPVLPSARNLDPPAAQTNRKALGDIFHNQWGLSFINEPNLGPEGGNVQVPPEDPTTMVTPQSECQAVTAKAAQPCCDVSPSFLEPGTLAQDPENRTCAPCSVSNAFSPDCVMSEENKLQPCGQENTKDEGKGADSAVAVPSKDNGAKPGQGQTTSLLFGSSKEQAHFKDTGRRCSWGSFDVKAAVTYHTKEMESIYNLQKQDPKKVVVYDETKDGPDH, from the exons ATGGAGGAACAGCCCAAAGATCGGGCACAAGACAAGCGACACCAGCACCACGGAGAGGACAGGGACTGTAGTCAACACACAGCGTGTCTGAAACATGACCAGAGCCACTTCCAGCGGCAGCATCAGGAAACGCAGACGAAGAAAACAG GCAGTAAAAAAGTAATCAGTGACGAGGAGGGGGAGAAGAATACACATCGGTCAGACACAGTTGGTATGCCATATCCCCCCAACAGCAATGGcaacagacacataaataacacaaatgtgaaacagaagtcaaagtcaaagactGTTCCAAAACTGAGCAGCAAAGGATTGGACCCTAAGAAGAATATGGACCTTAAAAATGACAAGGAGAAGGCCCTGGATTTGAATAATCATGAAGGCCAACATTTGGATAAGAAAGACTCTGTGTTGCTTCAGAATGGCATTGTAAACTGTGGCTTAATTACAAATGGCTATTCTAGCAAGGACAATGATGGCAGTGGTTCTGAAGGTGGATATACTACTCCGAAGAAACGCAAGGCCAGATGTAATGCCAAGAACACTGATATTGTCataagagaaaaggagaaagacatGCAGCAGGGCAACACTACACAGGAGCCTGGGGCTTTTAATCTTGAGACAACTGAGAAGGGAGTGACTTCCAGACTTGATGGCTTTAGAGCCACCTATAAAGTAGAAACTCCGTCAGCAGCTAGGCGGTCTGTTGCATCAGAGGCTTCAGGGGGTGAATCTCGGAGGAAAAGTTCTGATGGCAAAGCAGTTGGCACCTTTGGTAAAAAAACTGAGGAAAGACACAAAGCCAAGTTTTCCTCTCTTTCAAAAGAGGACTCCTGGACCTTGTTCAAACCCCCTCAAGCATTTCCTGTGGACAATAGCAGTGCTAAAATTGATTCCAAGATCAGTTATGCAAGTAAAGTAAAAGAGAACCTGCCTCCCCCTGTTAGATTGTCACAGGTCCCTATATCTGCTTTGAAAACTAAAACCTCAGCTAGCTTTACTAATGGTCCTGTTTCTGGAAACGGAAATGGCTGCCCAGCGACTACCTTCTTTGCTACTGCTGCTAGTAGTATTCCACCAGCTCCATCTACCCCAAGTGGCGAGAATGTAGCATGTCCTTTGGAAAGTAACTGTAGCTCTTCAACCAGTCATGTAGATGGAGAAGCATATGAACTTAGAAAGTGTAGTCTTTTATTTTACCCTTTAAATATGCAACCTGTGCTCCCTAGCGCTCGTAACCTGGACCCACCGGCTGCTCAGACGAATCGGAAGGCCTTGGGAGACATCTTCCATAATCAGTGGGGTCTTTCCTTCATCAATGAGCCCAACCTGGGGCCAGAAGGAGGAAATGTTCAGGTTCCTCCAGAGGACCCAACTACAATGGTCACACCTCAAAGCGAGTGTCAGGCTGTCACAGCCAAAGCTGCCCAGCCCTGCTGTGATGTTAGCCCATCATTCTTAGAGCCTGGCACTTTGGCTCAAGACCCTGAGAACAGAACTTGTGCCCCTTGCAGTGTGTCTAATGCTTTTTCTCCTGATTGTGTAATGAGTGAGGAGAACAAGCTGCAGCCATGTGgccaggaaaacacaaaagatgAGGGCAAGGGTGCAGATTCAGCTGTGGCAGTACCCAGTAAAGACAACGGTGCTAAACCTGGACAGGGCCAGACAACGAGTTTGTTGTTTGGCTCCTCTAAAGAACAGGCCCACTTTAAAGACACTGGTAGACGGTGCAGCTGGGGGTCCTTTGATGTTAAAGCTGCTGTCACTTATCACACTAAAG AAATGGAATCCATTTACAACTTGCAAAAACAAG ATCCAAAAAAGGTAGTGGTTTATGATGAGACCAAGGATGGACCTGATCATTGA